A single region of the Metarhizium brunneum chromosome 6, complete sequence genome encodes:
- the BNA1 gene encoding 3-hydroxyanthranilate 3,4-dioxygenase — translation MLGPPVNLPKWLEENSHMLQPPINNYCVYNDDFTVMIVGGPNARTDYHINQTPEWFYQYRGAMMLKVVDGGTFRDIIIREGDMFLLPPNTPHNPVRFANTVGVVLEQRRPVESIDRMRWYCASCDGGVVVHEAAFHCTDLGTQIKQAVEDFKNDEAKRRCGECGQLADWAPKPGSIPDPNLAV, via the exons ATGCTGGGCCCTCCCGTGAACCTGCCCAAGTG GCTAGAGGAAAACTCGCATATGCTCCAGCCACCAATCAACAACTACTGCGTCTACAACGATGATTTCACCGTCATg ATTGTTGGCGGCCCCAACGCTCGCACTGATTACCACATCAACCAGACCCCAGAGTGGTTTTACCAATACCGCGGCGCAATGATGCTCAaagtcgtcgacggcggcacCTTCCGAGACATCATCATCCGCGAGGGTGATATGTTTCTGCTGCCACCCAATACCCCTCACAACCCGGTGCGCTTCGCCAACACAGTGGGCGTTGTTCTCGAGCAGCGCCGCCCCGTAGAGTCCATCGACCGCATGCGATGGTACTGCGCATCTTGCGACGGCGGTGTTGTAGTCCACGAAGCTGCCTTTCACTGTACCGACCTGGGGACGCAGATCAAGCAGGCAGTTGAGGACTTTAAGAACGATGAGGCAAAGAGGCGATGTGGTGAGTGTGGACAGTTGGCGGACTGGGCTCCGAAGCCGGGCTCCATACCGGATCCTAATCTTGCCGTCTAA